A window of Streptomyces sp. SAI-127 contains these coding sequences:
- a CDS encoding MFS transporter has product MTHSASAAHHAPVDHHPSADPRRWAALALICVAQFMLILDVTVVNVALPDMASDLHLDRATLTWTVTAYTLCFGGLMLLGGRLADALGARRTLLAGLAVFTAASLVTGLAGGAAVLLGGRIAQGVGAALLSPAALSIVTTTFHGPERNKALGVWAAIGASGSAAGVLIGGALTDGPGWQWVFFINVPIGIAVLAALPALVPARAPQPARLDLPGALLVTAGTGLLIYGLVEAGDSGWSDAATLLPLAAAVALYAGFAAVERAAQAPLMDLRMFTRRPVLAGAFLMLIATALLIAYFFLGSVYLQHVQGLSPLKTGLLFLPVAVATGLGAHLASRLLGRVGSRTVAATGMAIAAAGSLPLTRLTADSSVYAGLLPAFVVATFGLGTVFVTATTTALGMIEHHEAGLASGVVNTFHEVGGSIGVAVVSTVAASGIESGSIDGFTNAFTVCALAAAVSAAVALGLVPRGKPQMTGGPHVH; this is encoded by the coding sequence ATGACACATTCCGCGAGCGCCGCACACCACGCACCGGTAGATCACCACCCGTCGGCCGACCCACGCCGCTGGGCGGCGCTGGCCCTCATCTGCGTCGCGCAGTTCATGCTGATCCTCGACGTCACCGTGGTGAACGTCGCGCTGCCCGACATGGCCTCCGACCTCCACCTCGACCGGGCGACACTGACCTGGACGGTCACCGCGTACACCCTGTGCTTCGGCGGGCTGATGCTGCTCGGCGGACGCCTCGCCGACGCCCTCGGCGCTCGCCGCACCCTCCTCGCCGGACTCGCCGTCTTCACCGCCGCCTCGCTGGTCACCGGACTCGCCGGCGGCGCCGCCGTGCTCCTGGGCGGGCGGATCGCCCAGGGCGTCGGGGCCGCCCTGCTCTCCCCGGCGGCGCTCTCGATCGTCACCACCACTTTCCACGGCCCCGAGCGCAACAAGGCACTGGGCGTGTGGGCCGCGATCGGCGCCTCCGGCTCGGCGGCCGGCGTCCTGATCGGGGGCGCGCTCACCGACGGTCCCGGCTGGCAGTGGGTCTTCTTCATCAACGTCCCGATCGGCATCGCTGTTCTCGCCGCCCTGCCCGCGCTCGTCCCCGCCCGCGCCCCGCAGCCGGCCCGGCTCGACCTGCCCGGCGCACTGCTGGTCACCGCGGGCACCGGCCTGCTCATCTACGGCCTGGTGGAGGCGGGCGACTCCGGCTGGTCCGACGCAGCCACACTGCTGCCGCTGGCCGCCGCGGTGGCGCTGTACGCAGGATTCGCCGCGGTCGAACGGGCCGCCCAGGCCCCGCTGATGGACCTGAGGATGTTCACCCGGCGCCCGGTGCTCGCGGGAGCGTTCCTGATGCTGATCGCGACCGCGCTGCTGATCGCCTACTTCTTCCTCGGCTCGGTCTACCTCCAGCACGTCCAGGGCCTCAGCCCGCTGAAGACCGGCCTGCTGTTCCTGCCGGTGGCCGTGGCCACCGGCCTCGGCGCCCACCTCGCCTCCCGGCTCCTCGGCCGCGTCGGCAGCCGAACCGTCGCCGCGACCGGCATGGCGATCGCCGCCGCCGGATCCCTGCCGCTGACCCGGCTGACCGCCGACAGCAGCGTGTACGCGGGCCTGCTGCCCGCCTTCGTCGTGGCAACCTTCGGCCTCGGCACGGTCTTCGTCACCGCCACCACCACCGCGCTGGGCATGATCGAACACCACGAGGCGGGCCTCGCCTCCGGCGTCGTCAACACCTTCCACGAGGTGGGCGGCTCGATCGGCGTGGCGGTCGTCTCCACGGTCGCCGCCTCGGGCATCGAGTCCGGCTCCATAGACGGATTCACGAACGCCTTCACCGTCTGCGCACTCGCGGCGGCGGTGAGCGCCGCGGTGGCACTGGGACTCGTACCCCGTGGCAAGCCGCAGATGACCGGGGGCCCGCACGTGCACTGA
- a CDS encoding TetR/AcrR family transcriptional regulator, with the protein MNVDSVKQPPSGPRAEQKRQAIVRAARELFLREGFGVGMDAIAAEANVSKVTVYNHFGSKEALFTAVITSALDEPLGHASSAALEGLPEAEDLRSALLDTARTWVHAVRTNQDVIALRNLVAAEQHRFPELGRAWQGRGPEGHHPAVAGALRELADQGRLVIPDLETAITQLYALLVFPHMVFSTYGTQVDESLADRLIVSGVDMFLSYYGPGRGR; encoded by the coding sequence ATGAATGTGGACAGCGTCAAACAGCCCCCCAGCGGCCCCCGGGCGGAGCAGAAGCGGCAGGCCATCGTCCGGGCAGCGCGCGAACTGTTCCTGCGGGAGGGCTTCGGCGTTGGTATGGACGCCATCGCCGCCGAGGCGAACGTGTCCAAGGTGACCGTCTACAACCACTTCGGCAGCAAGGAAGCGCTGTTCACCGCGGTCATCACGAGCGCGCTCGACGAACCCCTGGGCCACGCCTCCTCGGCCGCGCTCGAAGGGCTGCCCGAGGCGGAGGACCTGCGCTCCGCACTCCTGGACACGGCCCGAACGTGGGTGCACGCCGTCAGGACCAACCAGGACGTCATCGCCCTGCGCAACCTGGTCGCCGCCGAACAGCACCGCTTCCCCGAACTCGGCCGCGCCTGGCAGGGCCGGGGTCCCGAGGGCCACCATCCGGCCGTCGCCGGCGCCCTCCGCGAGCTCGCGGATCAGGGCCGGCTGGTCATCCCCGACCTGGAGACCGCGATCACCCAGCTGTACGCGCTGCTGGTCTTTCCCCACATGGTCTTCAGTACTTACGGCACGCAAGTGGACGAGAGTCTCGCCGACCGCCTCATCGTCAGCGGGGTGGACATGTTCCTCAGCTACTACGGTCCGGGGCGGGGCCGCTGA
- a CDS encoding multicopper oxidase family protein translates to MNSINRRSVLLAGLGAAGTGLLAACSSDTSNSPALLSPSGSQVARTEKKRTSTGRVHRLNLTAAPATLDLGAGITAKSWAFSGRAPGKEIRISAGDTLAAELSNQLPGQTTTSLHWHGIALRSDMDGVPPLTQTGVRAGSAFTYRFIADAPGTYFSHPHVGVQLDRGLYAPLIVEDPGEPLGYDDEWVVVLDDWLDGVTGTPDEAFAELRQGMGAMDMGGSGDASTPSASAGSSGHDMGHMGGMDMGGAGMDATTSSPSASAEDGMSMRFMLMGATSELLGGDAGDVEYPYHLINGRVPAAPAVYTGKPGRRVRLRIINAGADTAYRVALGGHQLTVTHTDGFPVEHQQADSLLIGMGERYDVLVTLGDGVFPLVALAEGKNASGMALVRTGSGSAPKPTVRPAELDGVIVTAAQLHAADDVRLDEKKAGRVHRIELTGSMAKYDWSIDGRRYDMADPTANPLLVEEGERVRLDFVNTSDMWHPMHLHGHTYQLGSTGPRKDTTIVLPRKSVSVVFDADNPGQWMLHCHNAYHGEAGMMAVVAYGA, encoded by the coding sequence GTGAACAGCATCAACCGTCGCTCCGTCCTGCTCGCCGGACTGGGCGCGGCCGGTACCGGCCTGCTCGCCGCCTGCAGCAGCGACACCTCCAACAGCCCCGCCCTGCTCAGCCCGTCCGGTTCGCAGGTCGCCCGCACCGAGAAGAAGCGGACCAGTACGGGCAGGGTGCACCGCCTCAACCTGACGGCCGCTCCCGCAACGCTCGACCTGGGCGCCGGCATCACGGCCAAGTCCTGGGCCTTCAGCGGCCGGGCTCCCGGTAAGGAGATCCGGATCTCGGCCGGCGACACCCTCGCCGCCGAACTGTCCAACCAGTTGCCCGGCCAGACCACGACCTCCCTCCACTGGCACGGCATCGCACTGCGCAGCGACATGGACGGTGTACCGCCCCTCACCCAGACCGGGGTGCGGGCCGGGTCCGCCTTCACGTACCGGTTCATCGCCGACGCGCCCGGCACGTACTTCTCCCACCCGCACGTCGGCGTCCAGCTCGACCGCGGCCTGTACGCGCCGCTGATCGTCGAGGACCCCGGGGAGCCGCTGGGGTACGACGACGAGTGGGTCGTCGTCCTCGACGACTGGCTGGACGGCGTGACCGGCACCCCCGACGAAGCCTTCGCCGAACTCAGGCAGGGCATGGGCGCCATGGACATGGGCGGTTCAGGCGACGCATCCACCCCCTCCGCGTCGGCCGGCTCGTCCGGTCACGACATGGGACACATGGGCGGAATGGACATGGGCGGCGCCGGCATGGACGCCACGACGTCCTCGCCGTCCGCCTCCGCCGAGGATGGTATGTCGATGAGGTTCATGCTCATGGGCGCCACCAGTGAACTGCTCGGCGGCGACGCCGGGGACGTCGAGTACCCCTACCACCTGATCAACGGGCGGGTGCCGGCCGCCCCGGCCGTCTACACCGGCAAGCCGGGCAGGCGCGTCCGTCTCCGCATCATCAACGCGGGCGCCGACACCGCCTACCGGGTGGCGCTCGGTGGCCACCAGCTGACCGTCACCCACACCGACGGCTTTCCCGTGGAGCACCAGCAGGCCGACTCGCTGCTGATCGGCATGGGCGAGCGGTACGACGTCCTGGTCACCCTCGGCGACGGCGTCTTCCCGCTCGTCGCGCTCGCCGAGGGCAAAAACGCGAGCGGCATGGCCCTGGTGCGCACCGGGTCGGGAAGCGCGCCGAAGCCGACCGTGCGACCGGCCGAGCTGGACGGTGTGATCGTGACCGCTGCGCAGCTGCATGCGGCCGACGACGTACGGCTGGACGAGAAGAAGGCGGGCCGGGTCCACCGCATCGAACTGACCGGCAGCATGGCGAAGTACGACTGGTCCATCGACGGCAGGCGGTACGACATGGCCGATCCGACCGCGAACCCGCTGCTCGTCGAGGAGGGCGAGCGGGTCCGGCTCGACTTCGTCAACACGAGCGACATGTGGCATCCGATGCATCTGCACGGCCACACCTACCAGCTCGGCAGCACCGGTCCGCGCAAGGACACCACCATCGTGCTGCCCAGGAAGTCGGTGTCGGTCGTCTTCGACGCGGACAATCCCGGCCAGTGGATGCTGCACTGCCACAACGCCTACCACGGTGAGGCCGGGATGATGGCGGTCGTGGCCTACGGGGCCTGA
- a CDS encoding DUF6153 family protein, translating to MTVGEPLPRFGGAARWTRGLLVTLCAVLAVLLHHELPDAPVTTMSASAAHTMPGSPSLPAAHSHTGSPAAAGAVVHGSDGAACPSMAMQLCTAAGVHVVQLTAPPESPAPAFSVPVAVHAGVDAARSVSRAPPDLSLISLLRI from the coding sequence ATGACGGTAGGAGAGCCGCTGCCCCGGTTCGGCGGTGCCGCCCGCTGGACACGCGGGCTGCTCGTCACGCTGTGCGCGGTGCTCGCCGTACTACTGCACCACGAGCTGCCCGACGCACCGGTCACCACGATGTCGGCATCCGCGGCACACACCATGCCGGGATCTCCCTCACTTCCCGCCGCCCACTCCCACACGGGCTCACCAGCCGCAGCCGGCGCCGTCGTGCACGGTTCGGACGGCGCTGCCTGTCCTTCCATGGCGATGCAGCTGTGCACCGCTGCCGGTGTCCACGTCGTACAGCTCACGGCCCCGCCCGAGTCACCGGCCCCCGCCTTCTCGGTTCCCGTCGCCGTGCACGCGGGCGTGGACGCCGCACGGTCGGTGAGTCGTGCGCCACCCGACCTGTCTCTCATTTCTCTGCTGCGCATATAG
- a CDS encoding TetR/AcrR family transcriptional regulator — protein MPKLWNETIDAHRAAVRKAVLETTAALVAEHGLTSVTMSRIAKDSGIGRATLYKYFPDVESILLAWHEQQITHHLDHLAAVRDRTDGAGARLKAVLRAFALISRVSRQHHDGDVAAFLHRDRQVNQAQQRLHGMVEDLLADGVQTGDVRDDIAPGELASYCLHALTAAGDLPSEAAVHRLVALTLTGVRPGGAGSSDSPRRTDATVHAQHHPGHHPGHGGHSARP, from the coding sequence GTGCCCAAGCTCTGGAACGAGACGATCGACGCGCACCGCGCCGCCGTACGCAAGGCGGTCCTGGAAACCACCGCGGCGCTGGTCGCCGAGCACGGGCTGACGTCGGTGACGATGTCGCGGATCGCGAAGGACTCCGGGATCGGGCGCGCGACGCTGTACAAGTACTTTCCGGACGTCGAGTCGATCCTCCTCGCCTGGCACGAGCAGCAGATCACCCACCACCTCGACCACCTGGCCGCAGTCCGGGACCGGACCGACGGTGCCGGAGCGCGTCTGAAGGCGGTGCTGCGGGCGTTCGCCCTCATCTCCCGCGTGTCCCGGCAGCACCATGACGGCGATGTGGCGGCGTTCCTGCACCGTGACCGCCAGGTCAACCAGGCACAGCAGCGACTTCACGGCATGGTCGAGGACCTGCTGGCCGACGGTGTACAGACCGGCGACGTACGGGACGACATCGCTCCCGGCGAACTCGCGAGCTACTGCCTGCACGCCCTCACCGCGGCCGGCGACCTGCCGTCCGAGGCCGCGGTGCACCGGCTCGTCGCCCTCACCCTCACCGGGGTGCGGCCGGGTGGCGCCGGCTCATCGGACAGTCCCCGACGCACCGACGCCACGGTGCATGCGCAGCACCACCCTGGGCACCACCCCGGCCACGGCGGTCACTCTGCCCGTCCGTAA
- a CDS encoding class I SAM-dependent methyltransferase, translated as MAGSTHHPHSGAPVPPTPDDLYATRPPWDIGRAQPAFAALADAGALGGRVLDVGCGTGEHAIMAAGLGLDATGVDLAANALRTAEDKARASGRTARFLRHDARRLGELGERFDTVLDCGLFHLFDGDDRAAYVQALRAVVPRGGRYFMLGFSDRQQGEWGRVHRLTRGEIEAAFAEGWRVDSIEPSTIDITTDPEGIRAWLAALTRT; from the coding sequence ATGGCCGGCTCGACCCACCACCCCCACTCCGGTGCCCCGGTCCCGCCCACGCCGGACGACCTCTATGCCACCAGACCGCCCTGGGACATCGGCCGGGCTCAGCCGGCGTTCGCCGCTCTCGCCGACGCCGGTGCCTTGGGAGGCAGGGTCCTGGACGTCGGCTGCGGGACCGGTGAGCACGCGATCATGGCGGCTGGACTCGGCCTGGACGCGACCGGCGTGGACCTGGCGGCGAACGCCCTGCGCACGGCCGAGGACAAGGCCCGGGCCAGTGGTCGTACGGCGAGGTTCCTGCGGCACGATGCCAGGCGGCTGGGCGAACTCGGCGAGCGGTTCGACACGGTGCTCGACTGCGGGCTCTTCCACCTCTTCGACGGGGATGACCGCGCCGCTTACGTTCAGGCCCTGCGGGCCGTCGTACCCCGGGGCGGGCGCTACTTCATGCTCGGCTTCAGCGACCGGCAGCAGGGGGAGTGGGGGCGGGTGCACAGGCTGACGCGGGGCGAGATCGAAGCGGCGTTCGCCGAGGGGTGGCGGGTCGACAGCATCGAGCCGTCCACGATCGACATCACCACCGACCCGGAGGGCATCCGGGCGTGGCTGGCGGCTCTCACCCGTACCTGA
- a CDS encoding DUF2218 domain-containing protein has protein sequence MPTAEARVETERPGRYLVQLCKHFSHKGRHLGRRLHGHSGGDGQAPHEMRAVAEQARVEWSDTEGHVALPWGRITLRAAPGALLLHAEADAADDLKRLQDLVAGHVGRFGRRESLRVNWQAIDTSADSPEAAVGDARLSSADAGPRRSHLKVVGVVAVVAIVLAVHLGLGSVLLSNWRWTGWAAGGLLAAVMLKVGLLGGFAIRRGRASKGR, from the coding sequence ATGCCAACCGCCGAAGCCCGCGTCGAGACCGAACGGCCCGGCCGGTACCTCGTCCAGCTCTGCAAGCACTTCTCCCACAAGGGCCGCCACCTCGGCCGGCGCCTCCACGGCCATTCCGGCGGTGACGGCCAGGCGCCGCATGAGATGCGAGCCGTGGCGGAGCAGGCCCGGGTCGAGTGGTCCGACACCGAGGGGCATGTCGCCCTGCCCTGGGGCCGGATCACCCTGCGGGCCGCCCCCGGTGCGCTGCTCCTGCACGCCGAAGCAGACGCAGCCGACGACCTGAAGCGGCTGCAGGACCTCGTCGCCGGGCACGTGGGGCGGTTCGGCCGACGCGAAAGCCTGCGGGTGAACTGGCAGGCAATCGACACGTCGGCGGATTCTCCCGAGGCCGCCGTCGGCGATGCCCGGCTGTCGTCGGCGGATGCCGGGCCGCGCCGCAGTCACCTCAAGGTGGTGGGCGTCGTGGCCGTCGTCGCGATCGTCCTCGCGGTACACCTCGGGCTCGGCAGTGTCCTGCTGTCGAACTGGCGGTGGACCGGCTGGGCCGCCGGCGGCCTCCTGGCTGCGGTCATGCTGAAGGTGGGGCTTCTGGGCGGCTTCGCCATCCGCCGCGGCCGGGCCTCCAAGGGCCGCTGA
- a CDS encoding heavy-metal-associated domain-containing protein — protein MTDQKNGSCCSTEGSCHSGAATEAQGGGVTTVYKVSGMTCGHCEGAVSQEISALGGVTAVTAVAQTGEVTVASAAPLDEEAVRAAVDEAGYELVGTA, from the coding sequence ATGACCGACCAGAAGAACGGCTCCTGCTGCTCCACCGAGGGTTCCTGCCACTCCGGCGCCGCGACCGAGGCCCAAGGCGGCGGGGTCACCACCGTCTACAAGGTGTCCGGCATGACCTGCGGCCACTGCGAGGGCGCGGTCTCGCAGGAGATATCCGCGCTGGGTGGCGTCACCGCGGTCACGGCCGTCGCCCAGACCGGTGAGGTGACTGTCGCATCCGCCGCCCCGCTCGACGAGGAGGCCGTCCGTGCCGCCGTCGACGAGGCGGGTTACGAACTCGTCGGCACGGCGTGA
- a CDS encoding DUF5134 domain-containing protein — protein MGSLTLSWSIAVVATLVTAVSAVRMMTTSGEARFAAGGDLLMGLCMVAMSLPATAAWYGGYGLWWSAAFSLLGTGAVALAVKSTRERGWKEGRHWVHLIVGSAGMVLMTLAMTNTSSGPVLALGHHGMAGTPGMEHAAGMQHAADTAGSAHVEAMPGMSGHGLAAGAEAASPSVWRFVVAALAVYFLLSIAASVRVRVRDAGRSSRADGRESARRSGWGRWLLTMPDTVVVFLASLALSVWDRARTTGGGRHGGRRRRIGAAPEAALAAHIGMGGTMSAMLLMMAV, from the coding sequence ATGGGAAGCCTGACTCTGAGCTGGTCCATCGCAGTCGTCGCCACTCTGGTCACCGCCGTCAGCGCGGTCCGGATGATGACCACGAGCGGCGAGGCCCGGTTCGCGGCAGGCGGCGACCTGCTGATGGGTCTGTGCATGGTCGCGATGTCCCTGCCCGCGACGGCGGCCTGGTACGGGGGTTACGGCCTGTGGTGGTCGGCGGCGTTCTCCCTCCTCGGGACCGGCGCCGTCGCGTTGGCCGTCAAGAGCACGCGTGAACGCGGCTGGAAGGAAGGCCGCCACTGGGTACACCTCATCGTCGGCAGCGCCGGCATGGTGCTCATGACGCTGGCGATGACGAACACGTCGTCCGGGCCCGTTCTCGCTCTGGGCCACCACGGCATGGCCGGGACGCCGGGGATGGAGCACGCGGCGGGTATGCAGCATGCGGCCGACACGGCAGGCTCGGCCCACGTGGAGGCCATGCCGGGCATGAGCGGCCATGGCTTGGCCGCCGGGGCGGAGGCGGCGTCGCCTTCCGTCTGGCGTTTCGTCGTCGCCGCGCTCGCCGTCTACTTCCTGTTGTCGATCGCCGCGTCGGTGCGGGTGCGTGTCCGGGACGCCGGCCGAAGCTCTCGCGCCGACGGTCGAGAGAGTGCTCGGCGCAGCGGCTGGGGCCGTTGGCTGCTGACCATGCCTGACACCGTCGTCGTGTTCTTGGCGTCGCTGGCGCTCTCCGTGTGGGACAGGGCCCGTACGACGGGCGGCGGCCGTCATGGGGGCCGTCGCCGCAGGATCGGCGCGGCACCGGAGGCGGCCCTCGCCGCCCACATCGGCATGGGCGGGACCATGTCCGCCATGCTGCTGATGATGGCCGTATAG
- a CDS encoding PLP-dependent cysteine synthase family protein, with product MQSLKNTAATPDRSALSALVGNTPLLRVSQPLTPADRGFWAKLEGFNPGGIKDRPGLHMVERARARGDLRPGARIIESTSGTLGLGLALAAMVYGHPVTLVTDPGLETSMTRLLTAYGAQVNVVSEPHPTGGWQQARRERVQQLMAQHADSWCPDQYNNPDNTTAYTPLALELASELGHLDVLVCSVGTGGHSAGISRVLKQLYPDLTVVGVDTIGSTIFGQPARPRLMRGLGSSIYPRNVAYDAFSEVHWVAPAEAVWTCRQLATSHYATGGWSVGAVALVAGWLAGTLPADTRIAAIFPDGPQRYLGTVFDDDYCAAHGLLASPPPPEPEVIGRMDEKEVARWTRCPNVVDPLTLTQPSAETEAVEESR from the coding sequence ATGCAGTCACTGAAGAACACCGCCGCCACACCCGACCGGTCCGCCCTGTCGGCACTGGTGGGCAACACTCCGCTGCTGCGGGTGTCCCAGCCGCTGACACCGGCAGACCGCGGCTTCTGGGCGAAGCTCGAGGGCTTCAATCCCGGCGGCATCAAGGACCGGCCCGGCCTGCACATGGTGGAACGGGCCCGCGCCCGCGGCGACCTGCGCCCCGGCGCCCGGATCATCGAGTCCACCAGCGGCACCCTTGGCCTCGGCCTCGCCCTGGCCGCAATGGTCTACGGCCACCCGGTAACGCTGGTCACCGACCCCGGTCTGGAGACGTCCATGACCCGGCTCCTGACCGCCTACGGCGCCCAGGTCAATGTGGTCTCCGAGCCCCATCCCACCGGCGGCTGGCAGCAGGCCCGTCGCGAGCGCGTTCAGCAACTGATGGCGCAGCACGCCGACTCCTGGTGCCCGGACCAGTACAACAACCCGGACAACACCACCGCCTACACCCCGCTCGCCCTGGAACTGGCAAGCGAACTCGGCCACCTCGACGTCCTGGTGTGCAGCGTGGGCACCGGCGGACACTCCGCCGGCATCTCCCGCGTGCTGAAGCAGCTCTACCCCGACCTGACAGTGGTCGGGGTCGACACCATCGGCTCCACGATCTTCGGCCAGCCGGCCCGGCCGCGGCTCATGCGGGGTCTGGGATCGAGCATCTACCCCCGTAACGTCGCCTACGACGCCTTCTCCGAGGTCCACTGGGTGGCCCCGGCCGAGGCGGTGTGGACCTGCCGCCAACTGGCCACCTCGCACTACGCCACTGGCGGCTGGAGCGTAGGTGCGGTCGCCCTGGTCGCCGGATGGCTGGCCGGCACCCTGCCCGCGGACACCCGGATCGCGGCCATCTTCCCCGACGGACCGCAGCGCTACCTCGGGACGGTCTTCGACGACGACTACTGCGCCGCCCACGGGCTGCTCGCTTCACCGCCCCCGCCCGAGCCCGAGGTGATCGGGCGCATGGACGAGAAAGAAGTCGCTCGTTGGACCCGGTGCCCCAACGTGGTCGACCCGCTCACCCTGACCCAACCGTCAGCGGAAACCGAAGCCGTGGAGGAGAGCCGGTGA
- a CDS encoding MFS transporter, with product MKGTLAQVRSYERSVQLLMVNQFTINLGFYMLMPYLAAHLSGTLGLAGWVVGLVLGVRNFSQQGMFLVGGTLADRFGYKPLIVAGCVLRTLGFATLGLVDSLAALIAASAATGLAGALFNPAVRAYLAADAGERRVEAFALFNVFYQAGILLGPLVGMVLTGVDFRVTCLVSAGIFALLSIVQIRALPTRRADDSKAKQDGRGGVLAQWRGILANRPFLLFSGAMIGSYVLTFQVYLALPLEVRRVGGDGEFGTAAVAGLFAVSGLSTILCQTRVTAWCKARYEPGQALTRGLAAMGLAFVPLLLSTVLPVPDSGVGLWLLAAVPSTLAALLLAIGTMIAYPFEMDTIVRLCGDRLVATHYGLYNTVCGIGITLGNLLTGAALDAAREAGVPALPWISLCALGLACAAALYALHRTGRLATPTHRPQPAVA from the coding sequence GTGAAGGGCACCCTCGCTCAGGTACGCAGCTACGAACGCAGCGTCCAGTTGCTGATGGTCAATCAGTTCACCATCAACCTCGGCTTCTACATGCTGATGCCCTACCTGGCCGCCCACCTGTCCGGCACCCTCGGACTGGCCGGCTGGGTCGTCGGACTCGTCCTCGGCGTACGCAACTTCAGCCAGCAGGGCATGTTTCTCGTCGGCGGGACGCTCGCCGACCGGTTCGGTTACAAGCCGTTGATCGTCGCCGGATGCGTGCTGCGCACGCTCGGCTTCGCCACGCTCGGGCTGGTCGATTCCCTGGCCGCGCTGATCGCCGCCTCGGCGGCGACGGGACTCGCCGGGGCCCTGTTCAATCCGGCGGTCCGGGCGTACCTCGCCGCGGATGCGGGGGAGCGCAGGGTTGAGGCGTTCGCGCTGTTCAACGTCTTCTACCAGGCCGGCATCCTGCTGGGCCCGCTCGTCGGCATGGTGCTGACAGGCGTCGACTTCCGCGTCACCTGCCTGGTCTCCGCCGGGATCTTCGCACTGCTGTCCATCGTCCAGATCCGGGCGCTGCCCACTCGCCGTGCCGACGACAGCAAGGCCAAGCAGGACGGCCGGGGCGGCGTACTGGCCCAATGGCGCGGCATTCTCGCCAACCGGCCGTTCCTGCTGTTCTCCGGCGCCATGATCGGCTCGTACGTCCTCACCTTCCAGGTCTATCTCGCGCTGCCACTGGAGGTGCGACGGGTCGGCGGTGACGGCGAGTTCGGCACAGCGGCCGTTGCAGGGCTCTTCGCCGTCTCCGGACTGAGCACGATCCTCTGCCAGACGAGGGTGACCGCGTGGTGCAAAGCCCGGTACGAGCCGGGTCAGGCGCTGACCCGAGGTCTGGCGGCCATGGGCCTGGCCTTCGTGCCTCTGCTGCTGTCCACCGTCCTGCCCGTCCCCGATTCCGGTGTGGGCCTGTGGCTGCTGGCCGCGGTGCCGTCCACGCTCGCCGCGCTGCTCCTGGCGATCGGCACGATGATCGCCTACCCCTTCGAGATGGACACCATCGTCCGCCTCTGCGGTGACCGTCTCGTGGCCACGCACTACGGGCTGTACAACACCGTCTGCGGCATCGGCATCACCCTCGGGAACCTGCTCACCGGCGCGGCCCTCGACGCCGCTCGCGAGGCCGGGGTGCCGGCGCTGCCGTGGATCTCGCTGTGCGCGCTCGGCCTCGCCTGCGCGGCCGCCCTCTACGCCCTGCACCGCACCGGGCGACTGGCGACCCCGACGCACCGACCGCAGCCGGCCGTCGCCTGA